One genomic segment of Peribacillus sp. FSL H8-0477 includes these proteins:
- the rpoZ gene encoding DNA-directed RNA polymerase subunit omega: protein MLYPSIDSLLLKIDSKYSLVSVAAKRARQMQISKDCRIDKPVSHKPVGRALEEIYTDVLTYDNSFEGK, encoded by the coding sequence ATGTTATATCCATCTATTGATTCATTGTTATTGAAAATTGATTCTAAATACTCATTGGTGTCTGTTGCAGCGAAACGTGCACGTCAAATGCAAATCAGTAAAGACTGCCGAATTGACAAGCCAGTTTCTCATAAGCCTGTCGGTCGTGCGTTAGAAGAAATCTATACAGATGTTTTAACGTATGATAATTCATTCGAAGGAAAATAA
- the pyrE gene encoding orotate phosphoribosyltransferase, whose protein sequence is MKQHIAAQLLEIKAVFLQPNNPFKWSSGIQSPIYCDNRLTLSYPAVRKEIASGLQQLIEEYYGEAELIAGTATAGIPHAAWVSDLMNLPMCYVRSKSKGHGKGNQIEGRTRQGQKVVVVEDLISTGGSVITAVEALREAGCEVLGVVSIFTYELQKGIEKLEASGIKNHSLSDYSTLIKVAAEKNYIAPAEIERLTKWKQNPEDTSWITG, encoded by the coding sequence ATGAAACAACATATTGCCGCACAATTACTAGAAATAAAAGCTGTGTTCTTGCAGCCGAATAATCCATTTAAGTGGTCGTCTGGGATTCAATCCCCCATTTATTGTGATAATCGATTAACGCTATCATACCCTGCTGTACGAAAGGAAATCGCTAGCGGGCTGCAGCAATTAATCGAAGAGTACTATGGTGAGGCAGAACTCATTGCTGGTACAGCTACCGCAGGAATTCCCCATGCAGCATGGGTCAGTGATTTAATGAATCTGCCTATGTGCTATGTACGCTCTAAATCAAAAGGCCATGGCAAAGGCAATCAAATCGAAGGAAGAACAAGACAAGGGCAAAAAGTCGTAGTAGTTGAAGATTTAATTTCAACTGGAGGAAGCGTGATTACTGCTGTGGAAGCCCTTCGCGAAGCCGGATGCGAAGTACTAGGGGTTGTCTCCATATTCACCTATGAATTGCAGAAAGGCATAGAAAAACTAGAAGCAAGCGGGATAAAAAATCATTCATTAAGCGACTATTCGACACTTATTAAGGTCGCTGCTGAAAAGAATTACATCGCCCCTGCTGAGATTGAACGATTAACAAAATGGAAACAAAACCCTGAGGACACCTCTTGGATTACCGGCTGA
- the pyrF gene encoding orotidine-5'-phosphate decarboxylase, with amino-acid sequence MNNALIVALDFSGATETLTFLDQFEEEKLFVKIGMELFYITGPSIIGRIKERGHGVFLDLKLHDIPHTVMKAMKNLALLDVDLVTVHAAGGKLMMEAALEGLEAGTPAGNKRSGCIAVTQLTSTSERQMNQEQFIKGKLEDSVLHYASLTKQAGLDGVVCSTHEAGRIHTEVGSGFLTVTPGIRLVSGNHHDQKRVATPEEARRLGADAIVVGRAITEDNNPLRAYRTVLQAWEGVLR; translated from the coding sequence TTGAATAACGCTCTTATCGTTGCGCTTGATTTCTCTGGAGCAACAGAAACCCTTACTTTTTTAGATCAGTTTGAAGAAGAAAAACTGTTTGTGAAGATTGGGATGGAATTATTTTACATTACTGGACCTTCTATAATAGGACGCATTAAGGAACGTGGACATGGGGTATTTCTTGATTTAAAACTTCATGATATCCCCCATACCGTTATGAAAGCCATGAAGAATCTCGCTCTACTTGATGTAGATTTAGTCACGGTTCATGCAGCTGGCGGTAAACTAATGATGGAAGCTGCACTTGAAGGGCTTGAGGCTGGAACGCCAGCAGGAAATAAGCGCTCAGGATGTATTGCCGTTACACAGTTAACCAGTACATCTGAACGGCAGATGAACCAGGAACAATTCATAAAAGGGAAGCTTGAAGATTCTGTGCTTCACTATGCTTCACTTACCAAACAAGCGGGACTGGACGGAGTCGTTTGTTCCACCCATGAAGCAGGGCGAATACATACAGAGGTTGGATCAGGCTTTCTAACGGTTACACCAGGGATTAGACTTGTATCTGGAAATCATCATGATCAAAAGCGGGTTGCTACTCCAGAAGAGGCTAGAAGGCTTGGAGCAGATGCGATAGTCGTCGGCCGAGCGATTACAGAAGATAATAATCCATTGCGGGCCTATCGTACGGTCCTGCAAGCATGGGAGGGTGTATTACGATGA
- a CDS encoding Rqc2 family fibronectin-binding protein: MSFDGLFTKAMTEEISTVLKGGRISKVHQPYKNELILVVRSGRKNYKLLLSAHPSYARAQITEEEYENPKEPPMFCMLLRKHLEGYTIDDIYQTGLDRMITLEVSGRNELGDLSKKLLIIEIMGRHSNIILIDKERNMILDSIKHVSSAVNSYRSILPGQEYIAPPTQEKADPFTATAETIGQAIDFNSGKLNKQLVGAFTGISPMFALEVVYRAGLANSTTLPNAFISLIHTLSTKEYSPSLMNADGKQAFYMIPLEHLGTDVKSFSTLSELLDRYYFGKAARDRVKQQGQDLERFVSNELEKNEKKIGKLKKTLKDTERGEEYQLFGELLTANLYQMKRGMKDITVANYYEEASFVTIPLNPQLSPSDNAQKYFSKYQKSKNAVGFVLEQIEKAEHELNYFEMLYQQLQSASPRDIEEIREELQEEGYIRKKQKKGMKKSANAKPQLETYYSSAGDEIFVGKNNKQNDYLTNKFARRDELWFHTKDIPGSHVVIRSENPSDQTILEAAMLAAYFSKAKDSSSVPVDYTKVRHVKKPNGSKPGFVIYDNQQTVYVTPDADGVIALKNENK, translated from the coding sequence ATGTCTTTTGATGGGTTATTTACAAAAGCAATGACAGAAGAAATTTCAACAGTACTCAAAGGTGGAAGAATTAGTAAAGTACATCAGCCTTATAAAAATGAATTAATTCTTGTCGTTCGTTCAGGACGCAAAAATTATAAGCTGTTACTCTCAGCACACCCAAGTTACGCAAGAGCTCAAATCACTGAGGAAGAATATGAAAATCCGAAAGAGCCGCCAATGTTTTGTATGCTGCTTCGGAAGCATCTTGAAGGATATACAATCGACGATATCTACCAAACAGGGCTTGATCGGATGATTACTCTAGAGGTTTCTGGACGAAATGAACTCGGGGATTTATCAAAAAAACTACTTATCATCGAAATTATGGGCCGCCACAGCAATATCATTTTAATTGATAAAGAGCGAAATATGATTCTCGACAGTATTAAACATGTATCCTCTGCTGTGAATAGCTACCGGTCGATCCTTCCTGGACAAGAATATATTGCTCCGCCAACACAGGAGAAAGCAGACCCATTCACAGCCACTGCGGAAACAATCGGTCAAGCAATTGATTTTAACAGCGGGAAATTAAATAAACAGCTGGTTGGAGCATTTACCGGTATCTCCCCAATGTTTGCCCTTGAGGTCGTCTATCGTGCTGGATTAGCTAATAGTACAACTCTTCCTAATGCTTTCATCTCTTTAATTCATACGCTTTCTACTAAGGAATATTCCCCGTCCCTAATGAATGCCGATGGAAAACAAGCGTTTTATATGATTCCACTAGAACACCTTGGTACGGACGTGAAGTCGTTCTCCACTCTCAGCGAGTTGTTAGATCGCTACTATTTTGGAAAAGCGGCGCGAGATCGCGTTAAACAACAAGGACAAGATTTGGAACGATTCGTATCAAATGAATTAGAAAAGAATGAAAAAAAAATTGGCAAGCTGAAAAAAACATTAAAGGATACAGAACGCGGTGAAGAATATCAGCTGTTTGGTGAACTATTAACAGCTAACCTCTATCAGATGAAACGAGGAATGAAAGATATTACAGTCGCGAATTATTACGAAGAAGCTTCTTTCGTAACGATTCCACTGAACCCGCAGCTGTCACCTTCAGATAACGCACAAAAGTATTTTTCTAAATATCAAAAATCCAAGAATGCCGTTGGTTTTGTCCTAGAGCAAATTGAAAAAGCTGAACATGAATTGAATTATTTTGAAATGCTCTATCAGCAGCTTCAATCTGCATCACCGAGAGATATTGAAGAAATACGTGAAGAGTTACAAGAAGAAGGGTATATCCGTAAAAAACAGAAAAAGGGTATGAAAAAATCAGCTAATGCTAAGCCACAGCTCGAAACCTATTACTCAAGTGCTGGAGACGAAATTTTTGTAGGTAAAAATAACAAACAAAATGATTATCTAACAAATAAATTTGCCCGCCGAGACGAACTATGGTTCCATACCAAAGATATTCCGGGCTCTCACGTTGTGATTCGGAGTGAAAACCCCAGTGACCAAACCATTCTTGAAGCAGCCATGTTAGCGGCTTACTTCAGTAAAGCTAAAGATTCCAGCTCCGTACCGGTCGATTACACCAAAGTCCGTCACGTTAAAAAGCCAAATGGCTCAAAGCCTGGATTTGTTATCTATGATAACCAGCAGACAGTCTATGTAACGCCTGATGCAGATGGTGTCATCGCTTTAAAAAATGAAAATAAATAA
- the gmk gene encoding guanylate kinase yields the protein MIEKGLLIVLSGPSGVGKGTVRKEIFSQPDTAFEYSISMTTRLPRDGEVDGVDYFFKSREEFETLIEQGKLLEYAEFVGNYYGTPVDYVRETLDAGKDVFLEIEVQGAQQVREKFPEGLLIFLAPPSLSELESRITNRGTESSELIRRRMQAAKEEIELMDLYDYVVENDHVTAATSRINAIVIAEHCRRERVSVRYKKMLEAE from the coding sequence ATGATTGAAAAAGGCTTGTTGATTGTATTATCCGGTCCATCCGGAGTAGGTAAAGGCACAGTACGCAAAGAGATTTTTTCGCAGCCTGATACGGCTTTTGAATACTCAATCTCGATGACAACCAGGCTTCCCCGGGATGGAGAAGTTGATGGAGTCGATTATTTCTTCAAATCCCGTGAAGAATTCGAAACATTAATTGAACAGGGAAAACTACTGGAATATGCTGAATTTGTCGGCAACTATTACGGAACTCCTGTTGATTATGTTCGTGAAACACTGGATGCTGGGAAAGATGTTTTCTTAGAAATTGAAGTACAAGGGGCTCAACAAGTTCGTGAGAAATTCCCTGAAGGGTTACTTATTTTCTTAGCACCGCCAAGCCTTTCAGAGCTTGAAAGCCGTATTACCAATCGCGGAACAGAATCTTCAGAGTTAATTCGCCGGAGAATGCAGGCTGCTAAGGAAGAAATTGAGTTAATGGATTTATACGATTACGTCGTCGAAAATGACCATGTCACTGCAGCAACAAGCCGAATCAATGCTATTGTCATTGCTGAGCACTGCCGTCGTGAAAGAGTGTCTGTTCGATATAAAAAAATGCTGGAGGCTGAATAA
- the remA gene encoding extracellular matrix/biofilm regulator RemA, which yields MSIKLMNIGFGNIVSANRIVSIVSPESAPIKRIIQDARDRGSLIDATYGRRTRAVIITDSDHVILSAVQPETVAARLHDRDDSVEEG from the coding sequence ATGTCTATTAAGCTTATGAATATTGGTTTTGGGAATATCGTTTCCGCAAACCGGATTGTGTCGATCGTGAGTCCGGAATCGGCACCAATCAAGCGAATTATTCAAGATGCCCGCGACCGCGGCTCTTTGATAGATGCTACATATGGCAGAAGAACTAGAGCAGTTATCATAACAGACAGTGATCATGTTATTTTATCGGCCGTTCAGCCAGAAACAGTCGCTGCTCGTCTGCATGACAGAGACGACAGCGTGGAAGAGGGGTAA
- a CDS encoding YicC/YloC family endoribonuclease: MIVSMTGYGRGKAEDGDTKVTVEMKTVNHRFCEFIIRMPRQLMILEEKVKKKASQYIRRGRAELFITVEGEGLVTKKLQLDWSLTEQFFSHMETVQTKYELAGPSLHDMLQVENILFVEEENNENKELEGILFSALTEALESLKKMRNQEGLELMNDLSDQADKVHKSITIIKEYAPEVALHYREKLVQRLAEFTEGAGDESRLLTEVAILADKADVNEELTRLESHLLQFSETLEVDEPVGRKLDFLVQEMNREVNTIGSKANDSRMTKEVVEMKSLLEKMKEQVQNIE, translated from the coding sequence ATGATCGTGAGTATGACAGGATACGGCCGGGGAAAGGCTGAAGACGGAGATACAAAAGTGACGGTTGAAATGAAAACAGTCAACCATCGTTTTTGTGAGTTTATCATCCGTATGCCGCGCCAGCTAATGATTCTAGAAGAAAAGGTTAAAAAAAAAGCAAGTCAATATATTAGAAGAGGAAGAGCTGAATTATTTATAACCGTAGAAGGCGAAGGGCTGGTCACGAAAAAACTGCAGCTTGATTGGAGTTTGACAGAACAATTCTTTTCCCATATGGAAACCGTTCAGACTAAATATGAATTAGCAGGTCCTTCTTTACATGACATGCTTCAAGTTGAAAATATTCTTTTTGTGGAAGAAGAAAATAATGAAAATAAAGAGCTCGAAGGTATCTTGTTTTCAGCGCTAACAGAGGCACTTGAATCACTTAAAAAAATGAGGAATCAAGAAGGACTAGAATTGATGAATGACTTATCAGATCAAGCAGACAAGGTACATAAAAGCATTACAATCATTAAGGAATATGCACCAGAGGTCGCCTTACATTATCGTGAAAAGCTAGTTCAACGATTAGCAGAGTTTACTGAAGGGGCGGGAGACGAGAGTCGTTTACTGACAGAAGTTGCTATCTTAGCAGATAAAGCAGATGTAAATGAAGAGTTAACTAGACTTGAAAGTCACTTGCTTCAATTTTCAGAAACCCTTGAAGTGGATGAACCGGTCGGCAGAAAACTTGATTTTCTTGTTCAGGAAATGAATAGAGAAGTCAACACGATTGGATCCAAAGCAAATGATTCACGAATGACCAAAGAAGTGGTCGAAATGAAAAGTTTACTTGAAAAAATGAAAGAACAGGTGCAAAATATCGAATAG
- a CDS encoding calcium-translocating P-type ATPase, SERCA-type, whose product MTFREMNIVDLETALQTDKDVGITETEARKRQNEQGFNELQAGEKQSVILLFFAQFKDFMVLVLLAATLISGLLGEYIDAIAIIAIILMNGLLGFYQERRAEKSLDALKEMAAPQIYVLRDGEWRKIPSREAVVGDIIKFISGDRIGADVRLIEAYSLEIEESALTGESVPSVKQSESLHFPAEGIGDEENMAFMGTMVSRGSGIGIIVGTGMNTAMGKIADLLQSAETQDTPLQLRLEQLGKILITTALFLTLVVVVTGILQGNPLYTMFLAGVSLAVAAIPEGLPAIVTVALSLGVQRMIKKNAIVRKLPAVETLGCASVICSDKTGTMTQNKMTVTHLWSGGSTWQVTGTGYSPSGEFYYGERAVQPKGNKTLFQLLTFGMLCNNSELILKKDRFTLNGDPTEGAMLVAAMKAGLNRENVFEQFTIVKEFPFDSTRKMMSVIVKDSQGKHFVVAKGAPDVMISHSSSILWQERVVRISEYQTQIQEAITGLAQQALRTIAIGYKPIPPGTVLLHESEAESDLIYFGLHGMIDPPRPEVKEAVKEAREAGIKTVMITGDHVATAKAIAGQLGILRGNERVLEGKELAEMTVDQLEDIVEDVAVFARVSPEHKLKIVRALQNNGHIVAMTGDGVNDAPAIKAADIGISMGITGTDVAKEASSLILLDDNFATIKAAIKEGRNIYENIRKFIRYLLASNVGEILVMFFAMVGGLPLPLIPIQILWVNLVTDGLPAMALGLDKAESDVMKRDPRDPKEGVFARGLGWKIISRGFLIGISTLIAFIVIYKNNPDNLVYAQTIAFTTLVLAQLIHVFDCRSERSIFSRNPFGNKYLVGAVLSSMVLLLVVIYYPPLQMIFHTVPIAPRDWLLVTGMASIPTFLLAGSILIRKTR is encoded by the coding sequence ATGACGTTCCGCGAAATGAATATTGTAGATTTGGAAACTGCTCTTCAAACTGACAAAGATGTTGGGATAACGGAAACGGAAGCTAGAAAAAGGCAGAATGAGCAGGGCTTTAATGAATTGCAAGCTGGAGAAAAACAGTCGGTTATCCTGCTTTTCTTTGCACAGTTTAAGGATTTCATGGTGCTTGTGCTCCTTGCAGCGACCTTAATCTCTGGGCTCCTTGGTGAATATATTGATGCAATAGCGATAATAGCAATCATTTTAATGAATGGTCTGCTTGGGTTTTATCAGGAACGCCGTGCTGAGAAGTCTCTAGATGCGTTGAAGGAAATGGCTGCACCGCAGATTTACGTTCTTCGAGATGGGGAATGGAGGAAGATTCCATCACGTGAAGCGGTTGTAGGAGATATCATTAAGTTTATAAGCGGCGATCGGATTGGTGCGGATGTACGACTGATTGAAGCATACAGTCTTGAAATTGAAGAATCAGCTTTGACCGGAGAATCTGTTCCATCGGTTAAACAATCTGAATCACTTCATTTTCCTGCTGAAGGCATTGGTGATGAAGAAAATATGGCTTTCATGGGTACGATGGTTTCACGCGGAAGCGGGATAGGGATTATTGTTGGTACAGGCATGAATACAGCAATGGGGAAAATTGCTGATTTGCTTCAATCAGCAGAGACACAGGATACCCCCCTTCAGCTCAGGCTTGAACAGCTCGGGAAAATTTTAATAACAACGGCACTGTTTTTGACTCTTGTTGTCGTTGTTACTGGGATCTTACAAGGAAACCCCTTGTATACGATGTTCTTAGCCGGAGTTTCATTAGCTGTTGCAGCCATTCCAGAAGGGTTACCGGCCATTGTTACAGTTGCGCTTTCTCTAGGTGTTCAACGAATGATTAAGAAGAATGCGATCGTTCGAAAACTGCCAGCAGTAGAGACGCTAGGGTGTGCTTCAGTCATCTGTTCAGATAAAACAGGAACCATGACCCAAAATAAAATGACGGTCACACATCTTTGGAGCGGCGGGAGTACTTGGCAAGTTACGGGAACTGGGTATTCACCTTCAGGAGAGTTTTACTACGGTGAACGAGCCGTGCAGCCAAAGGGGAATAAAACGCTCTTTCAGCTCCTGACATTTGGTATGCTTTGTAATAATTCTGAGCTAATTCTAAAAAAAGATCGATTTACTTTGAACGGAGATCCGACAGAGGGGGCAATGTTAGTTGCTGCTATGAAAGCAGGGCTGAATCGGGAAAATGTATTTGAACAGTTTACAATCGTAAAGGAATTTCCATTTGACTCTACACGTAAAATGATGAGTGTAATTGTTAAGGATAGCCAAGGAAAGCATTTTGTTGTAGCGAAGGGTGCACCTGACGTGATGATTTCACATAGCAGTTCGATTCTCTGGCAAGAACGAGTCGTTCGTATCAGTGAGTATCAAACACAGATTCAGGAAGCAATTACCGGTCTTGCACAGCAGGCGCTCCGAACAATTGCGATTGGGTATAAGCCCATTCCGCCGGGAACGGTTCTACTCCATGAATCCGAGGCTGAGAGTGATTTAATATACTTTGGTCTTCACGGAATGATTGATCCTCCCCGTCCAGAGGTGAAGGAAGCCGTGAAAGAGGCTAGGGAAGCAGGAATCAAGACGGTAATGATTACTGGCGACCATGTTGCGACTGCCAAAGCTATTGCTGGACAATTGGGTATCTTAAGAGGTAATGAAAGAGTGTTAGAAGGCAAAGAATTAGCTGAAATGACAGTTGACCAGCTAGAAGACATTGTTGAGGATGTAGCAGTCTTTGCCAGAGTATCTCCGGAGCATAAGTTGAAAATTGTTCGTGCCTTGCAAAACAATGGACATATTGTAGCCATGACCGGTGATGGCGTAAATGATGCCCCTGCTATAAAAGCAGCAGATATAGGTATTTCCATGGGGATTACCGGTACGGATGTTGCGAAAGAAGCCTCCTCCTTAATTTTACTTGATGATAATTTTGCAACCATTAAAGCAGCAATCAAGGAAGGCCGAAACATTTATGAAAATATTCGTAAATTTATCCGTTACTTGTTAGCATCAAATGTGGGCGAAATTTTGGTCATGTTTTTTGCGATGGTAGGTGGATTGCCGCTCCCTTTGATTCCAATTCAAATTCTTTGGGTAAACCTTGTAACAGATGGTCTGCCAGCAATGGCTTTAGGGCTTGATAAAGCGGAAAGTGATGTCATGAAGAGGGACCCTAGGGATCCGAAGGAAGGGGTATTCGCTAGAGGACTGGGATGGAAGATTATTTCGAGAGGGTTTCTAATTGGGATCTCGACATTGATTGCGTTTATCGTCATTTATAAAAACAACCCGGATAATCTTGTTTATGCTCAAACCATTGCTTTTACAACATTAGTTTTAGCTCAGCTGATTCATGTGTTTGATTGTCGAAGTGAGCGATCTATCTTTTCACGAAATCCATTTGGTAATAAGTACCTCGTTGGAGCTGTACTTTCTTCTATGGTTTTATTGTTGGTCGTCATTTATTACCCGCCTCTGCAGATGATTTTCCATACTGTACCGATTGCACCGCGGGATTGGCTGCTCGTTACAGGGATGGCATCTATTCCAACTTTTTTACTGGCAGGTTCTATTTTAATAAGAAAAACAAGGTAA
- the coaBC gene encoding bifunctional phosphopantothenoylcysteine decarboxylase/phosphopantothenate--cysteine ligase CoaBC, producing MLTNKKILLCVTGGIAVYKAAALTSKLTQAGAIVKVIMSESARQFVTPLTFQALSRNDVFTDTFDEKNSAVIAHIDLADWADLVLVAPATANVIGKLANGIGDDMITTTLLAVQNPIWLAPAMNVHMYENAAVQKNMMTLKNYGYQFIEPSEGYLACGYVGKGRLEEPETIVSHLIQFFKERGEFPLQGKRIVITAGPTREHLDPVRFITNRSTGKMGYALADQAVKMGAEVILISGPVTLQAPAGVEIISVDTAEQMFNAVMDVYQKADVVIKTAAVSDYTPKYYQSQKMKKKSGDHIIEFERTKDILFHLGAQKHHQLLIGFAAETENVEEYALTKLEKKNADMIVANNVSTTGAGFGTDTNIVTMFKKDGSKRELPMMSKTDTAKQILTEAVQMLKKE from the coding sequence ATGCTTACAAATAAAAAAATACTATTATGTGTCACAGGGGGTATTGCTGTTTATAAAGCAGCAGCCTTAACGAGCAAATTAACGCAGGCTGGTGCGATTGTTAAAGTGATCATGAGTGAATCAGCACGTCAATTTGTCACGCCGCTCACCTTCCAAGCGCTTTCGCGTAACGATGTATTTACGGATACGTTTGATGAAAAAAATTCAGCTGTGATTGCTCATATTGATTTAGCAGATTGGGCTGATCTTGTACTTGTGGCTCCGGCAACTGCGAATGTGATAGGCAAGCTTGCCAATGGGATAGGCGATGACATGATTACAACAACACTTCTTGCTGTTCAGAATCCAATCTGGCTGGCACCAGCCATGAATGTTCATATGTATGAAAACGCTGCTGTCCAAAAGAATATGATGACTCTGAAAAACTATGGCTATCAATTTATTGAGCCGTCTGAAGGATATTTGGCGTGCGGGTATGTTGGTAAAGGCAGACTTGAAGAACCTGAAACCATTGTCAGCCATCTCATACAGTTTTTTAAAGAACGTGGAGAGTTTCCTCTTCAAGGCAAACGAATCGTAATCACAGCGGGACCGACAAGAGAGCATCTCGATCCGGTTCGGTTTATTACGAATCGGTCTACAGGAAAAATGGGTTATGCGCTTGCTGACCAAGCCGTGAAAATGGGGGCGGAGGTTATACTCATTTCAGGCCCTGTAACACTTCAAGCACCCGCAGGTGTTGAAATTATTTCTGTTGATACAGCTGAACAAATGTTTAATGCGGTGATGGACGTTTATCAGAAGGCAGATGTTGTTATAAAAACAGCAGCCGTTTCAGACTATACACCGAAATATTATCAGTCGCAGAAGATGAAGAAAAAATCTGGTGATCATATCATAGAATTCGAACGAACGAAGGATATTCTCTTCCATCTCGGTGCTCAAAAACACCATCAGCTACTGATTGGGTTTGCGGCAGAAACCGAAAATGTGGAAGAGTATGCTCTTACGAAGCTTGAGAAGAAAAATGCCGACATGATTGTCGCTAATAATGTTTCCACAACGGGTGCCGGTTTCGGAACCGATACGAATATTGTTACGATGTTTAAGAAAGATGGGAGCAAGCGTGAACTTCCTATGATGAGTAAAACAGATACGGCGAAACAGATACTAACCGAGGCTGTCCAGATGTTGAAAAAGGAATGA